DNA sequence from the Oncorhynchus clarkii lewisi isolate Uvic-CL-2024 chromosome 9, UVic_Ocla_1.0, whole genome shotgun sequence genome:
GGCTCTCGGGGCAGATGAGGTTTAGTCCTACAGCAGGCTGGCAGGTGGGCCAGGAGCCCCTTCTTCAGGTCCTTGTTGAGGAAGAAGCAGACGATGGGGTTGACCCCTGCCTGGGCAAAGCTCATCCATACGGTGGTGGAGAGGTATCGGTGCGGTATGGTGCAGGCCTTGACAAACACCCGCCAGTAGCAGGCCACTATGTAGGGCGACCACAGCACCAGgaacaacagggtgatcacatAGAACATCCTGCCAAGCTGCTTCTCCGCCTTGAACTCCTCCATGCCCAGCAGGCGCCGGTTCTGGTTGTGCAAGTTCTGCCGGATGCCCAGCAGGGTGGGTGGCATGGGGCCCCGGCCAAAGCCTGCGATCCAGTTGGCTGCTGCCTGGCCGGTAGCGCCGGGCCCGTGGAAGGTCCAGTTTTGGCTGATGGCTGGCACCATCTGGACAGGCTTCATCTTGCGGTGCTTGTACTCGAAGAGCAGCAGCTTCATGTAGACCACGTGCGTGGCCAAGATCAGCACGGCCAGCATCAGCATAAAGCCCAGTGTGTCGTTTGCCTTAAAGTAGCGGTGCTCGAAGATGCACTGGTCCTCCTCGCGGATGAACTTGTAGGTGCCCACATCGAAGACGGGTGGGAAGGCCATGGCCACTGACAGCGTCCACACCATGCACACCACTGCCACGCACGTCCAGAAGGTCATGCGCTTGGAGTAGAAGCGGTGGTGGGCGATGGCCATGTAACGTGTCACGCTGATGCAAAAGAGCATGAAGGCGGCATGGAAGCAGAAGAGCACGGCCATGAAGGCCACCACCTTGCAGCTGAGCACGCTGTAGGTCCAGGCCGAGCCGTTCTTAATGGACACCAGCACGAAGGGGAAGCAGACAGCCGAACGGATGGTGTCGGCCAGGCACAGGTCCAACAGGAAGTAGTAGGGGGCTTTGTGCAGGGCCCGGTCCCTGAGGACCAGCAGAGACACCACCAGGTTGCCCACCAGGCTGATGCAGATGATCAGACCCAGTAGGACCAGTTTGATGTATGTGGACACGACCGACGATGGGCCCCCGACTGCCATTCCTCCCGTCGTGGCCACCACTGCAGCCATGGGACCGCCAAGCCCCTCGCTGCTCTCGTTGCCATTGGCCATCCCTTTGGCTCCCGTGTCAAGCCCTCTTTTCTCCTGAAATCCacccctcttccttctccctctcctcctccaccgccacctcctcctcctccagctgccCTTTCGTTCGTCCTCGTGGTTGCCTCTTCTCTGGAGCTCACATGGAACCAGAGTGCTTCACTCTGCATTGCCCCATTTTGCACTGAGCCCCTCGTTTCCTGTAGCGCTACCCCTTGGTGCCTCTTGTTCTTACAGCGTCAGCTCCTGTAAACAGGAAGTATGAACAATAAGCATTAAGTTTGGATGGGCATCCTGGTCTGACATCACTGGGGGATAATACAGTGTAAGCATTTGCAGGGAATATACCGTATAAGGTTAAATATGAGAGCTGTGACTTCACGTGTGTGACTTGAGGCTTTTCTAATATTACAATACATTGCTTTTATGATTCCAGCATTGGCTGCAAAAAGCAGCAGTTGTTTTTTTTATCAGAAAGCATTTCCAGGAAGTGGTGGTTATTATATCCAGTGATTACCTAACTGCGCTAGGCCAATATGCAGTTAGGTAAGAGTATGAAATGTGAAAGAAATGTGGCCATCCTCCCCAACCATGTAACTACCTATAATTACAGACAAAGTACACGGTTATAAGAACATGTGTTTTTCACATAAAGATGAGAAATTTGTTAAGTCTATCCCATCTGGGTTTATCCCAAAATAAAGTTCCTGCCTGTTGTTGTTAACAACATGAATACATTGTACTAAAGCCCCTATCTGCAAACAATACAGAATCGATTGTCATAATAGTGGAGAAAGACGTTCAAGTCTGAAAACATCATCCTCAGTATTAAACAAATAATTTGTCCCACGGAATCAATCAATTGTTTTTCCAATGGGCGAAACAGGGCTCACATAGGCATCTGCTGTAGCATGCTGTGGAACATATTCTCCTTCCCCCTTAGcaccaatcagatcagctgtTTTCTCCACACGCTACATGGCATGCCAGCAACTAGTCTGTCACGGTAATTACCTTGCTTGTTGCTAGGCTACAACACCTTATAtcctttttctgtgtgtgtgtgtgtgtgtgtgtgtgtgtgtgtgtgtgtgtgtgtgtgtgtgtgtgtgtgtgtgtgtgtgtgtgtgtgtgtgtgtgtgtgtgtgtgagagagtgtggggAGGGATTCTCTGTGTGTATGAGGGTTGGTGTGTGTGAAGCAGATCGGGGAGGAAAAACAAACGGGATTTGCTTGCTGAAGCCTCATAGGTGCTGTCACTTTGGGGACCACTGACGAGGCATTTCCAAAAGAGGTTGCATTGCACAGTGACACAtgagatatacagtatgtctgATAGCTCAGTAGTGTGCATGCGtaggtgtgtgtgcgcgcttgtaTATGAGTGTGAGTGGAGTCAATCTGTATTGACCATGCCACCACCCTCATTTGTATTGATGAACGCTTCGAGAGTGATCGGGGAATGCACAGGTGATGATTATGGAGTATGAGCCAAAAAGAGAGAAGGGCTCAGGCCCATTGTTTCAGCGCAGGCATACTAATGTATTTCTGTCACAGTAATTACAGCAGCTtgttgctaagctacaggaccaCTCTGCCTTATgctgtgcgtgcgtttgtgtgtgtataagacTGTAAGAACTGTTGTGAGAATGGTGGGGGCATTGGAAAGTTTCAGATATGATCAGCAACAAATAAGACACCCACCAACACAGTCCTTCCAGCAGTGACATACTGACACTAAACTTAAAGTGTCTGTTTCCCAGACACAGTTTAAGCCTAGTCCAGGAGTAAAAAGTGAATTAAATGGAGATTCTCGAGTGAGCATGCTTTTAAGTCAAGGCTTAAACtttgtctgggaaaccagcccaaAATGTCTAGAAGATTGTGTAGAGAATACTGATGGTTTCATTTTTTCTGAGGCACGCATAAAATATGAGAAGGCCAATGAAAGTAACACACAATAAACTGAGTTGTGTTCAGTTATTAGTGGAGAATATGAATCGGAGCAGAAACATGTTATATTAGCTACTCTGTACACATTGCACATGTATCCAAAGGTACAATAAGGTTAGAGGTCGGGTATGAATGTGTATAAGCCTGCtgtatgtatttattattattatatacccCCTGTATGTGTTTATGTAGAGTATGGTGTGTCAAGCTCATAGTTCATTGATGATACCAAAGACAAATTTCCCTCCTTGGATGGATAATTAAGTTCTAGTCTATATTTTCTTGTGCCTTGTAATACAATGGCAAATGTAGCTTGCCAAGGTTCAGTGTCTTTTGTCCATTTATGAAATGTGTAAAAAGCTGTTAGTATGTTACCATCACAATAGTTTTGGCAACATTTGCTTTGACAGAATAACCAGTTAAATACTTGGTAAGTATTTTCAAATGAATATTATGGCCTGAAATTTGGCACTCATAGCTAGTTCTCACAGTGTATGATAACACTTTAGAATAACTTTCTTAATAAACATGAATAATTTATACATAGAGTACAATCATTATACACATTTAGAATCCTTTCTAAGCATACCTTAGTTATTACGAAGTGCTACCGCAGTTCCTCATGTCCCAGTGTTCCTTGGTGACCCCAGTCCTCCTTCATTCAAAATAACACCCATGTTATTGAACAGCAACAACGATACAGTTGTGGTCAactatattggcacccttgcacttttCTTAAATAGTTTCCTATTTCTTCTAAAATAAGTTTAAATAGAAAAAAAGTGttgtctccacaccttgttattagATTTTCAACATTTCAGAACCAATTGTATTTTTGTAAACCTAAGTTTACCATTTTAATTTTGAAAATACAGACAATGGCAAGGACAGAATGACTGGCACTCCGGACCTAGTACTTGGTTGCACACCCTATGGCCAAGTTAACTGCAGACAAACTCTTCTTGTAGCCATCAATGAGCTTTCTGCACCTTTCTACTGGCAATTTGGCCCACTGTTCAGCAGCAAACTGCTCTACTTCAGTATTTGAGGGCTGCCCTCCACCAACTGCTATTTTCAGATCTCGCCATAGGTTTTGGAAGTGATTCAGATCAGGACTATTCTCTGGTCATTCCTGGGTGCTCTTTTGATGTGTGTTTGGGCTCGTTGTCCTACTGGAAGAACACAGCCTTCAATGGAGACCCtgtttttggacactgtgttgaACATTGGACTCACCTGATAATCTGCTGATATCATGATGCCTTGCGCACATTCAAGGACCCCAATACCAGAGACAGCAAAGGAACCTCCCTGTAGAAGAACTAGGGAATTATTTAACAAAGGTGcgagggtgccaatatatttggccACAACTATTAATGAATAAGAACTGAAATACCTAGCTAAATGTACATTAAACCAATTTCAATATGGCAATTTCAATACGGCAACAACGGGGACTACATTCTTGTTAATTGCCTTTCATGCACAATCTCTCATATGTAAGGATCTGGTTTTAATTTCTTGCTGTGTTGTAATATTTCAGATATTCTTTTAAAATGGGCTCACCAAATCAGTCATGAGAATTACACTCCATGAACTTGCGattgtttagtttttttctaAACCAAAGCAATGTCACAGTTCTGTGTTGCTAGTTAATGAAAGGATACCTTAACTAGGCCTACCCCATTCTTCAAATCAAACATCCATATACTACTTGTTTGCGTCTCTAAAATGGTTTCACCAGGCTTTGTTGCTCCTTACCAACAGTAGGCCTTCTTACAGCCTATTCTAATGTTCTATCCACCAAGGTCCACGTCACATGATGTCACATGTAATAGTCCAAAGCCTTATATTTGGATTATAGATTATTTATCTCAATATAATGCACCGGAACAGACTAATTAATTTAAACATCATAGGACATAGTCCTACAAGGATGGTGGTGCTTGAATGGGAGGCACCAATAGTGTAGGCTACTATAAAAAATTATTCCTCTATTAATTTACCAACTATTAGACTATAACAAATGTGAGTTTCTGCTATTGACACAGACAAGTACAGACAAGTAcaaccacatacagttgaagtcagaacagcttggaaaattccagaaaatggtgtcatggctttagaagcttctgataggctaattgacatcatttgagtcaattggaggtgtacctgtggatgtatttcaaggcctaccttcaaactcagtgcctctttgtttgacatcatgggaaaatcaaaagaaatcagccaagacctcagaaaaagaaatgtagacctccacaagtctgattcatccttgggaggatttccaaacgcctgaaggtaccacgtttatctatacaaacaatagtatgcaagtataaacagcatgggaccacgcagccgtcataccactcaggaaggagacgcgttcagtctcctagagatgaacgtatgtcattgcgaaaagtgcaaatcaatcccagaacaacagcaaaggaccttgtgaagatgccggaggaaacaggtacaaaagtatctataaccacagtaaaatgagtcctatatcgacataacctgaaaggccgctcagcaaggaagaagccactgctccaaaaccgccataaaaaagccagactacggtttgcaattgcacatggggacaaagatcgtactttttggagaaatgtcctctggtctgatgaaacaaaaatataactgtttggccataatgaccatcgttatgtttggaggaaaaagggggatgcttgcaagccgattAACACCTTCCCAACTCTGAGgtacggaggtggcagcatcatgttgtgggggtgctttgctgcaggagggactggtgcacttcacaaaatagatgaggcgggagggaaattatgtggatatattgaagcaatatctcaagatatcagtcaaattaaagcttggtcgcaaatgcatcttccaaatggacaatgaccccaagcatacttcaaacgtggcaaaatgccttaaggacaacaaagtcaaggaattggagtggcAATCTTATAGCCCAGACCTTTAATCCGataaaaaatgtgtgggcagaactgaaaaagcttgcgcgagcaaggaggtctacaaacctgactaagttacaccagctctgtcaggaggaatgggccaaaattcacccaacttattgtgggaagcttgtggaaggctacctgaaacgtttgacccaagttaaaaaacataaaggcaatgctaccaaatactaattgagtgtatgtaaacttctgacccactgggaatgtgatgaaagaaataaaagctgaaataaataattctctctactattatttcacattcttaaaataaagttgtgatcctaactgacctaagacagggaatttttactaggattaaatgtcaggaattgtgaaaaactgagtttaaatgtatttagctaaggtgtatgtaaacttccgacttcaactgtatatagctatTGTTGTTCTAACTCAATATAGAGTGCCTGTTGTAATCTTTAGtattccacaaatgtaaatttgTGAATGCTATTTtgaagacatacagtgccttcagaaactattcacgccccttgactttttcctcattttgttgtgttacagcctgaatttaaaatgtattaaattgcgATTTTGTGGCACTGGCCTACatagaataccccataatgtcaaagtggaataatttATTTcgattttttgtaaaaaaaaaagtattacaaatgaaaagctgaaatgtcttgagtcaataagtattcaagccctttgttatggcaagactaaataagttcaggagtaaaaatatgcttaacaagtcacataataaattgcatgaactcactctgtgtgcaataatagtgtttaacatgatttttgaattaccacctcatctctgtatcccacacatacaattatctgtatggtccttcagtcaagcagtgaatttcaaaaacagatttaaccacaatgaccaaggttttctaatgcctgcaaagaagggcacctgttgGTAAATGGCATAGACTTTTAAGCTGATTTggatcaaaactgtaactatgccactccggaacattcaatgttgtcttggtaagcaacgccagtgtatatttggccttgtggtttaggctgaaaggtgaatttgttggttcagtctgctttccaacagacaccaggagacatattcaccttccagcaggacaataacctaaaacacaaggccaaatatacactggcctaccaagtggcctagttacagttttgactcaaATCAGCTTAAagtatatggcaagacttgataATGTCTGTTTGCTACCTTAATTACATATACTTAtgtacacaacctactccacatttccaaagtggaagaaaaattatgGAATACTTttcaaattaataaaataaaaacgaaGATGCCTTGATTGCTGAGTCTTCACACTCCAGAGTTAATACTTGGCCTTGATTGCTGacgtcttcacaccccagagttaatacttggCCTTGATTGCTgagtcttcacaccccagagttaatacttggCCTTGATTGCTGacgtcttcacaccccagagttaatacttggCCTTGATTGCTgagtcttcacaccccagagttaatacttggCCTTGATTGCTGacgtcttcacaccccagagttaatacttggCCTTGATTGCTGacgtcttcacaccccagagttaatacttggCCTTGATTGCTgagtcttcacaccccagagttaatacttggCCTTGATTGCTGacgtcttcacaccccagagttaatacttggCCTTGATTGCTGacgtcttcacaccccagagttaatacttggCGGAAGCACATTTGGCCGCCATTACAGCTATGAATCTTTGTGAATAAGATTATACCAactttgcacaactcttagggcaacatactgtatatctatcgtttttgtcaaaattgctcaaaCTGTGTTGTACTTCCTTTTAAGATTTTGttgtaaggcagcaaaatgtgaaggcAGTGCAAAGGGTGTGTAGACTTCAGCGActgctatctatctatctatctatctatctatctatctatctatctatctatctattgtTGGTCTATCTACTAACGTGATATATCAGGTGCCTGTTGTAAATTATATTATTTCACAAATGTAACCGTAGTGAATGCTTAAATAGAATACATACTGTACGTCTATGACCATAATTACATCATGTGAAGTGTCAAATGATACCACACCCCTTTCTAATACAAAATAGGCCTACAGTAAAACAAAGACATTGACGAAGGAAGATTACATCGTCACGTGTATATCACTTTGATTGCTAAATGAATATACAGGATAGGGATATTTAGGCCGTATCCTAAGAGCTTCATGGGAATACGGAGAAGCTATGGCTCATGAAGGGAGGGGCCTGGAGAAATGGGAGTTGGTTGGTGATAGAGGGCTGAGCCATTGTCAAGAACTGGATAGCAACAGCAATCGAGTACCGCTGCCGTGGTCGCGGTGGGAGGAGGCGACGCGGAATTCACCAACCAAAGGTTCCGGAATCACTCTGACACTGTTCAACACCGACCGAATGCAATTATAAACAACGATTTTAGAATATGAATTAACTTATCCGGGGCTGGGGGAAAATACTATTTATTTACAATCGTGAACAATGGGTAGTGTTGTGCTTGACGCGTCATGTTTGAATCTAAATAAATGCATAAACAATTGCGTATAGGCCTAGAGCATATTGTAGGCTGTGTCATGTGAAGTGTTCAACCAGCTCCGATCCTGTCAAAATTCACGAACAGTTGTTGATGTTTATGATAATTAATCAAAGAGGGCTGATGACGGTACCCCAACACCCCAGTTGCATCGCATTTGCAAATGGATAGATAACCTGTATCGATGCTGTCATAATGGACATTCGCCCAGTGAATAATATACAGCCACCGATGGATATCGGCCTCTTCTACCTCCCTGTCTGTGTCCATAATGCGGTTCCCTGTTATAATTTACCATTGGGCCTATACCACATAAAGGCCACTCAAATCTGCAGTGGAGTGTGTGTCTATAATAACAAGAAGATTAGAAGGGCCTACGTGTAGCCTACAGTTTGTCTGTGGCATGCGTCATGGGGCTGCCTGAATCATAACAGTATAGGCTATGTTGTAGGCACAAAAAGGGGTTTCACAAGGGTTTCAACGAATTAACCAGGTACctgagggaaaaaaaacatggCAATGTGAGGCCTAGGAGTACTTACAAAACCACCGAAACTAAAAAATGGCATAGGAAGGTAAAAGGAAATCTTACCTCATGTATTATACTTGTCCTCGAGACAAAGGCTTACGGTTTTATTCTAGGCCGTTTGGGGAGCTTGTTGCGGTCCacattatatataaatataaggaTTCAAAATCAAGTAAAGCAACAGTAAATGGCATAGAGGGTTCAACAAAACGAGCGTCAATTCCAAATATAATCCACAATGATAAATTACTGAAAACATAAAGAATAGATTAAATAATTAATACAGGGTATTGTCACCTCCATAGAATCGGCCAGATCTTAATGCAATAATAATGTCTCTTTTTGCAGACTTCTTAAATAAACACAGGTTTTAAAGAACAAAAAGGATCGTTTCCTTTTTTTTCGTGTGCATGTCATGTCTTCAGGTTTTCCATAAAGCTCTCCCAATGTTCAGCAATAAATTCCCATCACACTGGCAGAATAGAACAAATGAGTAAATTCGAATTGCTGACAATGTTGGCTGTTTTCAAATACTTATATCTCGATGAATGTCATCAACTGGATCCTGTCACTGGTAAATACATCTAAATTCTGAAAATAACGGTGGTCTTATTAGGCTCCAGCACAAGACACTTTTATTGAGGGTCTACGGATCTTGCTCTGCTTGTTGGATTCTCCATCAAAACCAGAGACGCCTTTTTTCGACCATTCTACTCTCCAGCGCAAAGAGCTCTCTTTATATTTTCAGTGATAATACATCCTTTTGCATATCCAACTGAATGTATATGCGGACTCTCCGTTCACAGAGTACAGATCTTATGTGAAAATATGTAGCCTACACTGTGCCTGTAGGCGCCCTATATATTTAAACATGTACCCGCCTTCTTTGGTCTTTAATGAGATTGGAAAAAATCCTTGTTTGCGGTGATAAATCCCCAGATACCATATCTTTCACGGACATGTCAAGTCGTTCGGAATCCAGCCTCAGTCATTGTTTAAATAATGGAAACTAGGAAAATGACAAACATGTTAGGGCTGTTAAAGCGATGGTGAAATGGAAACAGCGGCTCTCGTCTATGCGCTGAACATCGGTTCTCCCTCGGCTCCCTTTGGAATCGACGAGGCAAGATTCGGGATCTTTCGGCAGAGGATAGGCGCGTTGTGCA
Encoded proteins:
- the LOC139417248 gene encoding probable G-protein coupled receptor 173, with the translated sequence MANGNESSEGLGGPMAAVVATTGGMAVGGPSSVVSTYIKLVLLGLIICISLVGNLVVSLLVLRDRALHKAPYYFLLDLCLADTIRSAVCFPFVLVSIKNGSAWTYSVLSCKVVAFMAVLFCFHAAFMLFCISVTRYMAIAHHRFYSKRMTFWTCVAVVCMVWTLSVAMAFPPVFDVGTYKFIREEDQCIFEHRYFKANDTLGFMLMLAVLILATHVVYMKLLLFEYKHRKMKPVQMVPAISQNWTFHGPGATGQAAANWIAGFGRGPMPPTLLGIRQNLHNQNRRLLGMEEFKAEKQLGRMFYVITLLFLVLWSPYIVACYWRVFVKACTIPHRYLSTTVWMSFAQAGVNPIVCFFLNKDLKKGLLAHLPACCRTKPHLPREPYFVM